A region from the Variovorax sp. RKNM96 genome encodes:
- a CDS encoding aldehyde dehydrogenase family protein: MTDKATITTTASIAPPRQFQQLIDGEWVGALEGRTFNDMNPFSGEVFAEIPASGEADAQRAIDAADKAFPAWAAMGARARQALFLKAADVLERRADEIVLLMAQETGSAAPFSRFQVQWAAGLLRQAAGYPYLPGGEIVASDTPGVFAMAVRKPLGVIGGISPWNGSLALGFRTIVAPLACGNTVVLKPSEDAPVCAGLLMGEIMTEAGFPPGVLNVITHAPGQVGPIADRLFESRKVRAYNFTGSSATGSLLAARAGKQLKRIALELGGYNPMIIFKDADLDYSVDTAIFAAFFHQGQICMNTRKILVERPLYNEFLDRFVARAKTVQPGDPSDPRTKIGPLINDQALANVRKGVDEAVAKGARVLAGGGNQGRCFEPTVLVDVPADAPIHCEEVFGPVVLVEPFDSEDEALEKANGTQFGLSASVMTADVWRGVTLGGRIQAGMVNVNGPTMGGEPQIPFGGVKDSGWARFGRWAIDMFTDLNLVTVSQARRHYPL; encoded by the coding sequence ATGACAGACAAAGCAACCATCACCACCACCGCCTCTATCGCCCCACCCCGGCAATTCCAGCAACTGATCGACGGCGAGTGGGTCGGGGCTCTCGAGGGTCGCACCTTCAACGACATGAATCCGTTCAGCGGAGAAGTCTTCGCCGAAATTCCCGCTTCGGGCGAAGCCGACGCGCAACGCGCCATCGATGCGGCCGACAAGGCGTTTCCCGCTTGGGCAGCCATGGGCGCGCGGGCGCGTCAGGCGCTCTTCCTTAAGGCGGCGGACGTGCTCGAGCGACGCGCCGATGAGATCGTGCTCCTCATGGCGCAGGAAACCGGCTCGGCGGCGCCGTTCTCACGCTTCCAGGTGCAGTGGGCCGCGGGTCTGCTGCGGCAGGCGGCGGGCTATCCCTACCTGCCGGGCGGCGAGATCGTAGCCTCGGACACGCCCGGCGTGTTCGCCATGGCAGTGCGCAAGCCACTCGGCGTGATCGGTGGCATCTCTCCGTGGAACGGCTCGCTCGCGCTGGGCTTTCGCACCATCGTCGCGCCGCTGGCCTGCGGCAACACCGTGGTGCTCAAGCCGTCGGAGGACGCGCCCGTGTGCGCGGGCCTGCTGATGGGCGAGATCATGACGGAGGCAGGCTTTCCGCCCGGCGTCCTCAACGTGATCACGCATGCGCCGGGGCAGGTGGGGCCCATTGCCGACCGCCTGTTCGAAAGCCGCAAGGTGCGCGCATACAACTTCACCGGATCCTCGGCCACCGGCTCGCTCCTTGCCGCGCGCGCCGGCAAGCAGCTCAAGCGCATTGCGCTCGAACTCGGCGGCTACAACCCGATGATCATCTTCAAGGATGCGGACCTCGACTATTCGGTCGACACAGCGATCTTCGCGGCCTTCTTCCACCAGGGGCAGATCTGCATGAACACGCGAAAGATCCTGGTGGAGCGGCCGCTCTACAACGAGTTCCTCGACCGTTTCGTCGCCCGCGCGAAGACCGTCCAGCCGGGCGATCCGTCGGATCCGCGCACCAAAATCGGACCGCTGATCAACGACCAGGCACTGGCCAACGTGCGCAAGGGCGTCGATGAAGCCGTGGCCAAGGGCGCACGGGTGCTCGCAGGTGGCGGTAATCAGGGGCGGTGCTTCGAACCGACGGTGCTCGTGGATGTACCGGCTGATGCGCCAATCCATTGTGAGGAAGTGTTCGGTCCCGTCGTGCTGGTCGAGCCCTTCGACAGCGAGGATGAAGCGCTGGAGAAGGCCAACGGCACGCAGTTCGGCCTGTCGGCATCGGTCATGACCGCGGACGTCTGGCGGGGTGTGACGTTAGGCGGCCGAATCCAGGCCGGCATGGTCAACGTCAACGGGCCGACCATGGGCGGTGAACCGCAGATTCCATTCGGCGGCGTGAAGGACAGCGGATGGGCGCGCTTCGGGCGTTGGGCCATCGACATGTTCACCGACCTCAACCTAGTGACGGTGAGCCAGGCCCGCAGGCACTACCCGCTGTAG
- a CDS encoding nuclear transport factor 2 family protein: MSAHRIEDEAACARLCVDFAHHLDARRYEQVLALFTEDATLDRMGAVSQGRAEIARFLASRPTQITTRHVCTNISVSVEDATEGEATGACYVLFFQGSGGSADAAAQLSGPPSVVEYHDTFSRTAEGWKIQTRRIRMAIRG, from the coding sequence ATGAGTGCACATCGCATCGAAGACGAGGCCGCGTGCGCGCGCCTGTGCGTGGATTTCGCACATCACCTCGACGCTCGTCGCTACGAGCAGGTGCTTGCGTTGTTCACCGAAGACGCGACGCTGGACCGCATGGGGGCGGTGTCACAAGGACGTGCCGAGATCGCCCGGTTCCTGGCATCGCGTCCCACGCAGATCACGACACGCCATGTCTGCACTAACATCAGCGTGAGCGTGGAGGACGCAACCGAGGGGGAGGCCACTGGCGCTTGCTACGTGCTCTTTTTTCAGGGCTCGGGCGGCAGCGCGGACGCCGCGGCGCAGTTATCGGGCCCGCCGTCGGTGGTGGAGTACCACGACACCTTCAGTCGAACGGCCGAGGGATGGAAAATCCAGACGCGGCGCATTCGCATGGCCATCCGCGGCTGA
- a CDS encoding VOC family protein, producing MTTAIRPTSFAHVVYRTYRFEQMLGWYVKVFCGKVQYQNPVIAFVTYDGEHHRVALLNLGILKGASDAATPRGHPGVDHVAYGFASLRELLGKYAELKEKGVMPYWCVHHGITVSLYYADPDGNQMEFQADSYTSNDEANAFMYGPHFEANPIGVEFDPELMRARLEAGESEAALLLRTEHLPVSEVRGSMLG from the coding sequence ATGACCACCGCCATTCGCCCCACCAGCTTTGCGCATGTCGTCTACCGCACGTACCGGTTCGAGCAGATGCTCGGCTGGTATGTGAAGGTGTTTTGCGGCAAGGTGCAGTATCAGAACCCGGTGATCGCCTTCGTGACCTACGACGGCGAGCATCACCGCGTGGCCCTGCTGAACCTGGGCATCCTGAAGGGCGCGTCGGATGCAGCCACTCCGCGCGGCCATCCCGGTGTGGACCATGTGGCCTACGGCTTCGCCTCACTGCGCGAATTGCTCGGCAAATATGCGGAGCTCAAGGAAAAAGGTGTGATGCCTTACTGGTGCGTGCACCACGGCATCACCGTGTCGCTGTACTACGCCGACCCCGACGGCAACCAGATGGAATTCCAGGCCGACAGCTACACGTCGAACGACGAGGCCAACGCGTTCATGTACGGCCCGCATTTCGAGGCGAACCCCATCGGCGTGGAGTTCGACCCTGAACTCATGCGCGCGCGCCTGGAAGCCGGCGAGAGCGAGGCGGCGTTGCTGCTGCGCACCGAGCATCTGCCGGTGTCGGAGGTTCGTGGCTCCATGTTAGGCTGA